In Paroedura picta isolate Pp20150507F chromosome 6, Ppicta_v3.0, whole genome shotgun sequence, one genomic interval encodes:
- the TMPRSS3 gene encoding transmembrane protease serine 3, which translates to MASLEEVQETDSSPGSVEIVSAIEDQLQEVDLCVYYKKLFCIQEAKEDSTENETGEIPTPECHSLVPLRLLPVILALLLTVIIAVAIGLGLYFNCIGRFRCRSSFKCIDQSARCDGVFNCKDGEDEYRCVRLSGKKAALQVFAFGMWRTVCSDDWKSKYGSITCKYLGFSSFVSSDYLPVIAIEDEFQRYFVTASNWLSADQATSPQNATFLREECVSGNVVVLKCLECGTRSRYSPRIVGGNMSLPHQWPWQASLQFQGYHLCGGSVITSWWIVTAAHCVYDLYFPSAWSVQVGFATLEENSANPYSVDKIIYHKNYKPKTMGNDIALIKLANPLVLNGFIEPICLPNFGEYFPDGKMCWISGWGATEEGGDTSETMNYAGVPLISNKVCNLREVYGGIVTSSMLCAGYLKGGVDSCQGDSGGPLVCEVTHTWKLVGTTSFGVGCAEENKPGVYSRTTSFLDWIHEQMEVCLPSLSFLQCSSLYSTQGPREHPQAFADGSTFLSHV; encoded by the exons atggcttcatTGGAAGAG GTCCAAGAAACCGATTCCAGTCCTGGATCTGTTGAAATTGTCTCTGCTATAGAAGATCAACTCCAAGAGGTAGACCTCTGTGTTTACTACAAAAAATTGTTCTGTATACAGGAAGCAAAAGAAGATTCCACTGAAAATGAAACCG GAGAGATCCCAACACCTGAGTGCCATTCTTTAGTTCCACTAAGGTTGCTTCCCGTTATCCTTGCCTTATTACTCACCGTGATCATAGCAGTTGCCATTGGCCTGGGTT TATACTTCAATTGTATTGGAAGATTTCGGTGCAGATCATCCTTTAAATGTATCGATCAGTCAGCAAGGTGTGATGGTGTCTTCAACTGTAAAGATGGAGAGGATGAATATCGATGTG TGAGGCTGAGTGGCAAGAAGGCTGCATTGCAAGTGTTTGCTTTTGGAATGTGGAGGACTGTGTGTTCAGATGACTGGAAAAGCAAATATGGGAGTATCACATGCAAATACTTGGGTTTCTCAAG CTTTGTGAGTTCAGATTACCTTCCAGTGATTGCCATTGAAGATGAGTTTCAAAGGTACTTTGTTACCGCAAGTAATTGGTTATCAGCTGATCAGGCAACATCTCCACAGAATGCAACTTTCTTGAG agaAGAGTGTGTCTCGGGAAATGTGGTTGTCTTAAAATGTTTGG AGTGTGGCACTAGGTCCAGGTATTCCCCACGTATAGTTGGTGGAAACATGTCTTTGCCTCACCAGTGGCCATGGCAGGCCAGCCTTCAATTTCAAGGATATCATTTGTGTGGTGGATCCGTCATTACCTCATGGTGGATTGTCACAGCTGCTCACTGTGTTTATGA TTTATATTTCCCTAGTGCTTGGAGTGTGCAAGTTGGCTTTGCAACACTGGAAGAAAACTCTGCTAATCCATACTCAGTGGACAAAATTATATACCATAAAAATTATAAACCTAAAACAATGGGCAATGATATAGCACTGATTAAACTGGCCAACCCACTTGTACTTAATG GTTTTATAGAGCCAATTTGTCTTCCTAATTTTGGAGAATATTTTCCAGATGGGAAAATGTGCTGGATATCAGGATGGGGAGCAACAGAAGAAGGAG GTGACACTTCAGAAACCATGAATTATGCGGGTGTCCCTTTGATTTCTAACAAGGTGTGCAATCTCCGAGAGGTTTATGGAGGAATTGTAACTTCTTCAATGCTCTGTGCAGGTTATTTAAAAGGTGGTGTAGACTCCTGCCAG GGAGACAGTGGGGGACCACTGGTATGTGAAGTTACACATACTTGGAAGTTGGTAGGAACTACCAGTTTTGGGGTGGGCtgtgcagaagaaaacaaaccaGGGGTCTACAGTCGTACCACCTCATTCCTGGACTGGATACATGAACAAATGGAGGTTTgccttccctctctttcttttctccagTGCTCCTCATTGTATTCAACACAGG GTCCAAGAGAACATCCTCAGGCCTTTGCTGATGGCAGCACTTTCTTGAGCCACGTCTAG